In Nicotiana tabacum cultivar K326 chromosome 10, ASM71507v2, whole genome shotgun sequence, the DNA window GTATGAGCCTTTTTAATTATgagtatcaaatatatcatatatatatttcaaccaagagatataatttaattttctattccaaatagaaaacttcaatttgtttacaatattaattatatcctctgtgctagcaaataatataataatatttcatttggactaacaACTAAatgtatttgactaattaaattccttaatttaattatcaaataataagttaattaatcctttagcaaagatcagaacactcgttagtgtgcgaccccataggttcaatactaagccggtagtaaattgaccacatcaatatactaatcaagggtggcgtctagcaacactccttaacaaCCGGATAatatgaagtatacaatttactctcaagaaccagtagaagaataatgtagtaattccttctgtccttatagctctggatcaccctaggatatggttcaactgtcaaatcctaataggcgaccaactatgtgttcacgtcaaatataatcgaccattgaatgacctaagaaactcatttcttctttcattcaattgccctggccaaggtcttaatttggtcgtttataattcatgacaacatggagcttaaactcattatcaagagttgacagattccatcttgatcaatcactaatcctacaagcatttaatcatacccaatatcctttcaactatcgccctagggccataggtgtctagtatcaaagcacaataaataacttgtcaattactatgacgatctcaggtcaaaggaaacggttacatcacattcttcaagagaatatcctattgacagtttatggtaattctaaccattaggaattatccaatgagtcggttcaataatcatatctctatatgcatcatctatctatgtaatttagttaatgagatcaactaatctttatcccataaagacgatcacatagaTATTGATCTaatcggattactaatgtccaaatttataatcctacgatcaagaacaaatttagattaaattataagaaactttactctcattatcatgatctccatcacaatgtcaagtctcaaaatttaatcaaggaccttatcaaattaatcaagcaattaataacaatgataaaagaatatcaaatgccatatatattttataaaatatgttcaaaacatcaaatataatattggatctagggcatatttACTATAACCCTAACAAAAGTGACCTGGAAAATTTGGCTAAGGCATGAAGCTAAATGTCAGGCACCTCTCAGGCCTGCACAATCTAATGAATATTTTAACACATGGTAGGTCTGACGATTAAACTTTAGCGATAATAACGTGTTAATTAATGATAATTAAGTGATAATCATGTGTTAAAGACACCTATCATGTATTTATTGAATTTGCATAAACAAATgtgtcgttttgagtattttagccccattTTACAATTTGATGCTTCTAGTGTGCTTaaattgtaagagttgaccaatgtttgactttcgAGCACATGATCACGGATTGATATTTTAATGGTTTCAATAGattcttatggtgattttggacttaggaataaGTTTAGTTCAACATCATACTTGGTAGTAAATTCTTTCTTTTGCAGAAAACGAGAATTGTAACCTAAGATTATTTCCTGGACTTTAATTGATTGGGAGTAGACATTTACAAGGGTACCTAGGAGCTCTGCAGTTTGCTTGATGTTTCTCTTAAGCAATTTAAAGTTGGATAGTTTGAAAATTAGGTAGTAGGTGAGCTAAATTTGTATCAGGTTGTACTTAACCGCAATATTTAATGCTGTGAGTCAAAGACTGTGACAACTGTTAGTAAATTTTACAAGTTTTTTGCTCTTTTGGTAAAAAAATATAGAGTTTAGATTACTTGCACAAGTCATGCTCTCTCTATCACCTTAGTCTTGAGTAAATACATAAAGAAATATAAGGCTTGAAGGAAAACAAATGATAATATCTCTCCCTTGTATTGTTTGTACAAAAATGATCAGGTTGCTAATGTGGTGACGGGGACTTAATAGATAGTCTTATAGCCCGTTTggtcaagctgcaaaaatcagcttattttgagaagtattttttttcgaaagtgcttttctcaaaagtacttttggttgagaagcagtttgtgtttgactaattagtttgaaaagcacttctgagcagcaattagtatttggccaagctttaaaaaactgtttctaagtgtatttttctcaaaagtgcttctcaaaaaagtgcttttggagaaaagctacttttttctgcttctcctcaaaaacactttttttccttccagaagttaggccaaacacctcaatttttggccaaaagtgcttttgtccaaaaaaaaaaaaaaattacttttgaccaaaaataagcttggccaaacatgctattagaATTTATCCACCGACTTCTATAAGGTGGTAACCTCAGCTCAAACCCATTTAACCCATTCAGTTCGCTTAGATTAGACCGGTCATTGACGTAGTTACTTTAAAAATACTCACACTTACaagtgataattaaaaaatagcatagttttaaaagtaatcgaaatttagccacttttcatttaaagataaatctgaacgaaaatactattcaaaatccggaaaatattccagcataatatactggagttcgaagtTTTTACATGTGAGCTTCcaccataatatactggagttccacaATAATAtattggaagttcatacacatgtgctccaatctccagtatattatgctggaactttccgtgtgctggagatccagcataatatgctggaaattcatacacgtgtgcaccaatctccagtatattatgccgaaacttttcgtgttgcaacaaaatagtggctatttttcaatgactttacaaacgctgactattattcaattaccagtccgaaactggccagcccgtgctattttcacttCATTGACATGCCAATTTATTGAATTCGGTCCATCTAAATTTGGCTGATTTTTAGCCCAATCTAATATTTGAGTAACTTTgctaaaatatctttaaaatagtTCTTTTTTGTTTGATATATTATACACTAGTAGTAAACTGCGAAAAACCGTCCAGGAATATCGACCGAATTCTGAAAACTGGAAAAACCGACTAATTTTCGACCGACTTTAATTTGTCGAAACAAGGCTGGTTGGTAATAAATAGAGACCGAAGTTTGCCGGAATTTTTGATCGATTTCAGTCAgtcaattaaatttcacaaacaacCTTAAAGAAAAAAATTGCCAAAAAAGCGGCCGAAGTCAgttttttaattatgtaattaaaaatgcACCGACTCAGGAATCGAACCGGAGTCGATAAtatggcaggatactattctaccactagaccattggtacattttggtttaagatttttttttaattttgtttgtactttttaattgtatttttgcGCGAGaataaccgaccgatttcggtcggttttattaaaaatataaaattaccgACTGAAATCAGTTGGTTTTTTAAAATGACTTACTGAAATAAGCGACCAATTTCGGTCCGtttttttgaatattaattttaatttattttacatgaaaaaccgaccaaagttggtcggtttcttaaaaaataaatttcacggGACGTCAAAATAGTTTCCTGCATTTTTGTGTCAAAAAAATTGATAGAAGTTAGTCGATTTcgtaaaaagaaattgaaaaataaaatattttgaattgaAATATTTGTCATCGACCGACgtggtcggtttttgccgaatttctagtagtgatatatgatcataacaaaagaaaaccctTATTTGATGATTAAATAATTCATAAGAAAACAACATACATTAATTAAGAATTAGTAAGAGTTGGCCAAGTTGAGCTATGATACAAAGTAATTTAATCCATCTTTACGCAACCTATCTCAGGCAAAGCAATGATCCGCCCATTTTGACCTGCGAAAAATCAGCCAATCCGCCCATTTAACACTCCTACTCTGTGCAGAGGTTCAGTAAAGATATTCCCTAGCCTTGTATCAGGCAGCAGCTCGAGTAATGTAGTAATCCCATTCAATAGGTAAATATTATCTGTATAATGTGAATATATCTGAATTTGATGAGGAAACAAGATACAAATTGACCCTTTTATTTGCATACTCCAAATCTGAAGTGTTTTTATTCCATACCTTTGGTAGGAAATATGCAGCTCCTTTTTCATGGTTTTTCAGAAGACCAATTTTTTGATGCTATAGGAATGAAAAAATTGTCATCAGTTACTTATTCAGATGTAGCCTGGACCTTCGCTGGATCTTGCACACATAGGCGTATCTAGGATTTAAATTTTAGGGGCTTAACTTTTAAGGGTTTTAGCGTTTAAactgttatatttttaaagttatcgGTTCATATCTActgtttttgtaattttaatgaatttttataaataaatttttgTTCCGCGTCGAAAATTATAGGTTAAATTGAACCTGTTAGTAATACACTACATCCGCCCCTGCCTGAACATCGCGGAAGCTTAGTACAACATGCTACCCTTTACGTCGGTGGATTAAAATCTGAATTGTGCAAGTTGAAAGCAGCTTCTGTAGAGGACGTAGAGCTTATTTATGCAGTACTCAAAGAATAAACCTTGTGAAGTTTAAAAATTATACTGCTTATACATGTTCTAtacatattatataaaaaaattaatattccaTATTCGTGTATATATAGTTAGATCGAGATATTGGTTGCAGATGCATGCACTTACTGCTTATATGCTCGATCCACATCATCCCTCTCCCAAATAAAATAATGCGAAGAAATGGAAGGAAATTAAAGGTTAAAGGAGCCATAAGAAACGCGCGTAACATCAAAATCTTTATTTGTTCAGATCAAGAGTAACGTGCAAAACTGCAAATCAAAAAGCCTAAGAAACACTATATTAATCCTTATATATTGTACTTGTATGATATTTTTTTCTCAGAATTGATACAAGGAAGAGAGCTACCTTGGTTCGTTTTCTAAGGTCAAATGAACCAATAAATACACTCAAAATTTAAAACGTGGAGcagattttatcattttgataaTTTGTAGGTGAACTTGCTTTCAACAATCTCAGCTTTCTTGCCAGGCTTCAAGTTATTCACAATTAAAGAACAGTTTGCAAGCACATTGAATTTcttcaaaggagtttttccaaacAGAACCTCCACAGGTACCTTAGCTGTCACCGATAATGGAATTTtgccatttttttcattttcttgcaTTGCCTCATATTGCCCTGATCCAAACTGACTTTTCCCCTTGAGTTCAACCTGGATTATGGTTGTATTCTTATATCCCTGACGGAAAGCTGGTAATTTTCCTGAACATAATATTGTTGAATCAGTGTACGTCATGTTCATAGAGCTAGCTTCCCCGTAACTTAGTTCTATCTTTTTGTTAGGATTCTCTGCTTTAATAGTGACAATAATATCCATTGTGAGGGTAAAATCATGAGGTTGATATCCAAATTCCTTAATCTCAAGTGCTTGAAAGTTGTAACGTGGCATTTGTGGTTGGTAGACCCTGTAGAAATAGTAGGTGAGGGCGGATACAACAAGGATAACGAAAAACAGGATGCAATGGCAGCAGCAAATGCATCTCAAGCAAGGGTTTCCTCCTCTTGGCCTTTCTTCATAGTAATACTCACCGCTATACCGCGGGCCTTTTGTATAAGGCGGCGGATGTGGTTGCATTATGGTGGAGGAGAAAGAAGGAGGAGGAAACAACTTGCTTTTGATTTGGTGGTGGTACCTATTTCCTTATGGATGAAGGACCACCAGTATTTCCTAAAGAGGCCACTGTATTCAGGGAAGAAACGGCTTCTGTTTATTGGACAGTTCCATTGGTCAAGGAAATTGCTACATATGTGTGGGCTGGCTAAACATGAGCAAAACAATTACACCTTTCTTAGGATGTTTTAGGCTTCTTGTTACTCGATCGCATGTTCAATTAACAAAAGATAATACAAGTGTAAAGAATTAACGATATACATAATAACTTGTACAAAGTCTTTGAGACAATAATATTGATTGTGTATATGGATTGCACGCAGTGCCGGCTCTAGGGAAAGCCACTAAAGTAATTGCTTAAACCCCGAGAATTGAAGGGCccaaaattttcaaattaaaCATTACTTACTACATATTAcagatttattaataaaaaatactagACTTTATACTTTTTTTTTGGATGTGATAGaggttatttaaataaataattcgaGTTTTATAATAAAGGTGCAATATATGAAATTAAACAATTTGATCACAACTTTGATATTAAAAACGAATTAAACTGACATCTATTTTGTTctgcaaaattgaaaattttagatTGTGAGAATtcgtaaaaatattattttaaccGTCAACATATGTTTCTTATAAATTAGTGAGTAGCATTACTAAAAATTTGCAATGGTgagtgtatagggtaaaatatgtttatattaaatgatcggAAGTGGTACGTGGAGCTGAAGACAAAAGATAGTTGAATCCGAAGGCAACGATCATGTATGTTACCAAAGAGAATGACActcataaagataaaataaatggttgttacccggtagcatttaatgaggAATATTTTATAGCTTTAAGTACACGGCCCGTTACAAGGAATATGATATTCACTGTctgccgttacacattcttcaattgCCCTCATAATTGACTTTAAAAAAAGGCTTGATCCTatgaccttgttccctaggtgcatctataaataatgagctctattattattattgaaagaGAGACAAATTTTCTGACAAACATACGGTACACTATTCAAAGCTcaatataattttatcttcttgtttaCTGATATCGTTGTAATTGTCCCCGGAAGCCCTGCTCCCGGAATTATAATTTTTGCTATTTTATCtccatctcaaggctaagtattacaTTTCTGTttaattcatctattattttaggatcaaattaatttacttgtctataaaccacgtataaattcagcTGTACATTTTACGGGTAAAAAGTTTGGGGCCCACCGTGCGGCTTAAACAATTGTGTAATTAAGTTGGTCCTTGCCTATTTTACTAACGCGTTTGTTTATTGGTTCTTAgaaaaaatcatagaaaatagcagataatggtgttaacaacacacacaaccatgaggcccaaggaaatcagTCTCAacacgaggattcaatcagtggtACCCGCAGCAAGGAGACGAGGTCACACCAGTCCACAACAGGCAGTACCTGCGACATGTTCGAGAGGCGACTCCTGATAATGCAGAAAAAGAGCACGTCGTCAAAGAGGTAAGGGTCTTGCAGAAACAATAAGAGGCCAATTTAGGCCATCTCACACAGTAGGATAATGTTATGACAGAGCTGAAACAGGCGTTATCGGGTGCTTCCAACAACGCGAATAGACGAGGTTCGATTCCTCCCGGTGTCcccgcaaatcaaacaacgcagagggtcgacaacaacaccccgCGGGGCAAGGTCGGCTTCGATGGGGCTGGGGTTAGCGAATCTGATCACAACAACGAGAGTGATCCCTTCAGAAATGAACTCATatggtttatgagggaagtaaatACCTGCTTGGACCAAATTCCGGACGTACCACTAGTGCTAAAAGGGTcggactcaaagaagtacacTCAATTTCCATACAAACTAAGCGCGACACCAAAAGGGATCCCGAAACGGTTTAAAATGCCAGACGTGCCGAAAGATGGAATTTCAGATCCTCAGGAGAAtatcactgtcacacctcctttttctacccgaaAGGGAttgggagttttttcaattaaagtgacgttgatcgaaacgagattattttattcgatttcagagttgccacttgggataatttatggtgtcccaaattACCGGTtaaaaatcccgaatcgaggaagtatGACTCTATTTTTACGGTCCGCAaaacacagaaatccggataggaattctgttaattcgagagaaggtgttaggcattcccgggttttatggttttagcacagtcgctcaactattaataattggcctaattatctaatttaatacacattttaaacctacgtgcattttgaactttctaaccgcttttaatatttttagaattattttctggaacaagtcacgattgtcgtacacttgtcgttttggtacacattataaatcgcgtcacatgaaaggcacccgcgatttacaacatattaattttattattagtcgaagttatggtcgggtcacatgaaatgcacacccaaatttagatttacgtatcgtgaccatgtcacggaaaccgtacccatagccacgataatttattaatcgcgcctaaaaaCAACTACAAATATTCATAACTTTTCTGTCTGCATTTTCCAAAATCTCCAACAGTAATAATGTAATAGAGCTCCATTGGTTAAGCAAATTGCTACATATGTGTGGCTAAACATGAGCAAAACAGTTACACCTTTCTTAGGATGTTTTAGGCTTCTTGTTACTCGATCGCATGTTCAATTAACAAAAGATAATACAAGTGTAAAGAATTAACGATATACATAATAACTTGTACAAAGTCTTTGAGACAATAATATTGATTGTGTATATGGATTTCACGCAGCGCCGGCTCTAGGGAAAGCCACTAAAGTAATTGCTTTAGACCCTCTAGAATTAAAGGGCccaaaattttcaaattaaaCATTACTTATTACATATTAcagatttattaataaaaaaaatactagacTTTATACTTTTTTTTTGGATGTGATAGaggttatttaaataaataattcgaGTTTTATAATAAAGGTGCAGTATATGAAATTAAACAATTTAATGACGACTTTGATATTAAAAACGAATTATACTGACATCTAATTTGTTATgcaaaattgagatttttagATTGTGAGAATtcgtaaaaatattattttaaccGTCAACATATGTTTCTTATAAATTAGTGAGTAGCATTACTAAAAATTTGCAATGTgagtgtatagggtaaaatatgtttatattaaataattGCATGAGGAAGTGGTACGTGGAGCCGAAGACAGAAGATAGTTGAATCCGAAGGCAACGATCATGTATGTTACCAAAGAGAATGAAActcataaagataaaataaatggtTGCTACCTGGTAGCATTTAATGAGAAATATTTTATAGCATTAAGTACACGGCCCGTTATaaagaatatgacattcactgtcTGCCGTTATACAttcttcaatgaccctcataattgacattaaaaagAGGCTTGATCCtaagaccttgttccctaggtgcatctataaatagtgagctctattatTATTGTAAGAGAGACAAATTTTCTGACAAACATACACTACACTCTATTCAAAGCTcaatataattttatcttcttgtttaCTGATATCGTGTAATTGTCCCCGGAAGCCCTGCTTCCGGAATTATAATTTTTGCTATTTTATCtccatttcaaggctaagtattacaTTTATGtttaatttatgtatttttttaggatcaaattaatttacttgtctataaaccatgtataaattcagctgtatcattttacgggtaaacagtttggggCCCACCGGCTTAGACAGTTGTGTAATTAAGTTGGTCCTTGCCTATTTTACTAACGCGTTTGGTTATTGGTTCTTAGAAAAAAATCATGGAAAATATTAAataatggtgttaacaacacGCACAACCATGAGGTCCAAGGAAATCAGCCTCAacacgaggattcaatcagtggtACCCGCAGCAAGGGGAACGAGGCCACACTGGTCCACGACAGGCGGTACTTGCGACATGTTCGAGAGGCGACTCCTGATGATACTGAAAAAGAGCACATCGTTGAAACGGTAAGGGTCTTGCAGGAACAATAAAAGGCCAATTTAGGCCATCTCACACAGTAGGATAATGTTATGGCAGAGCTGAAATAGGCATTATCGGGTACTTCCAACAACGCGAATAGACAAGGTTCGATTCCTCCTGGCGTCCCTAAAAATCAAACAACacagagggtcgacaacaacaccccgaggggcAAGGTCGGCTTCGATGGGGTCGGGGGTAGCGGATTTGATCACAACAACGAGAGTGATCCCTTTAGAAATGAACTCATatggtttatgagggaagtaaatGCCTGCTTGGACCAAATTCTGGACGCACCACCAGTACTGAAAGGGTcggactcaaagaagtacacTCAATTTCCATACAAACCAAGCACGGCACCAGAAATGATCTCAAAACGGTTTAAAATACCAGACGTGCCGAAAGATGGAATTTCAGATCCTCAGAAGAAtatcactgtcacacctcctttttctac includes these proteins:
- the LOC107779067 gene encoding NDR1/HIN1-like protein 6, whose product is MQPHPPPYTKGPRYSGEYYYEERPRGGNPCLRCICCCHCILFFVILVVSALTYYFYRVYQPQMPRYNFQALEIKEFGYQPHDFTLTMDIIVTIKAENPNKKIELSYGEASSMNMTYTDSTILCSGKLPAFRQGYKNTTIIQVELKGKSQFGSGQYEAMQENEKNGKIPLSVTAKVPVEVLFGKTPLKKFNVLANCSLIVNNLKPGKKAEIVESKFTYKLSK